In a single window of the Hoyosella subflava DQS3-9A1 genome:
- a CDS encoding type 1 glutamine amidotransferase domain-containing protein, which produces MILVLTAQTGVERDELLVPLKHFREAGVKAVHAAPEADAVQTFLHDTDKDAVVTADVALSDVNAAEYDAIIIPGGTVNADKLRGNDDAVQLVKNFAEAGKPIASICHGPWILVEANLLRGKKATSYKTLRTDITNAGGEWVDEPVVRSTEGGWTLITSRNPGDLEDFCAAIDEALS; this is translated from the coding sequence ATGATCCTGGTGCTGACCGCGCAAACCGGCGTGGAGCGGGACGAACTACTCGTTCCTCTGAAGCATTTCCGTGAGGCAGGAGTTAAAGCCGTACACGCTGCTCCCGAAGCTGACGCGGTGCAAACGTTTCTTCACGACACCGATAAGGACGCGGTAGTCACTGCAGATGTAGCGCTTTCAGACGTGAACGCCGCAGAATACGATGCGATCATCATCCCTGGTGGCACCGTCAATGCAGACAAACTCCGCGGCAACGATGACGCCGTACAGCTTGTCAAGAACTTCGCTGAGGCGGGAAAACCGATCGCTTCAATCTGTCACGGCCCGTGGATCCTCGTTGAAGCGAATCTGCTCCGTGGCAAGAAGGCAACCTCATACAAGACACTGCGCACTGACATCACCAATGCCGGCGGCGAGTGGGTCGATGAGCCAGTGGTCCGCTCAACTGAGGGCGGCTGGACGCTGATCACGTCGCGCAATCCAGGTGACCTGGAGGACTTCTGTGCCGCGATCGACGAGGCACTGAGCTGA